A portion of the Chelmon rostratus isolate fCheRos1 chromosome 15, fCheRos1.pri, whole genome shotgun sequence genome contains these proteins:
- the kiaa0586 gene encoding protein TALPID3 isoform X4, producing MLPQPDSSSDKLRALSGETSLDQSSCSSDTGHVLIRSTRVLASDRRHEAGPGPGSVQITVQKLPVLRIQPPVAEQQRPKPRQKLRAAVRCQPGIRDTRTLKKPELTKENREPKQPPAAESSPDRKLSAGTPGDRQPGHDLLTSRFAAGGRGVVLAALKQRSHGATRRREVKVQLLDPGPAQTSSQDAVGVASVRSEAGSSAGRPEDDADAAAAAHPIKAPSGLEARVSRLADGVQTLLRAHREDGDRGRSLSQQTLHHLETLHSHQLQLQNQLWESALRIMTGHAAVTHMTSDPAVTPDLTPSGQPAHLQVTHLDTAADVLSNQRRSSSATVAAAAETGRVAIATPRRARRPEQTREDRYRRDAPSVSTATQPAAGSHLQSSTYHNQAAATRGTEVLREIGRLKTEMEMLLTPDDSLKTSRPEPDHHLSQQHLLQSQQSYSQQIQSQQNLLQPTHFQSKSQQSKSQQTEPQQSTSQQNQAQSQQVQSPQTHSQSHQSPFPQVQFQENQTHPAQSQQSQSVQVQRRPPVPSLLEEAGRVLRQVQRQKKVLEENLDALLRVRTGEVLHCQLEALAANRDLAEEVRIKKTVDAWINAFTGDTQVEMSSEDPATKHSAGRNATVTSQQRAAGSSTHRGRGRPMSTLRGPGSRGQTAGHRRLQGAEPERPTGGLKDREQVEVDGESYLTRLYGRAPYEGQRRTLKKSPYLRFSSPSSPLSLKPRPRLVESVRGVKVKSCKTQTCVDPPLSQSPGPPEGHCIISSSHLTSGDLVGGYSVPMAIPLGRPRMDSSRCLTEHQQEVTSPPAAPPTSSMVAMDDGAELLSHKEEQLDADEAPPLPRVDIIKRKNEEEEDEESVFPGADFLSVADSVQQEEVSVVGEEAVELDGGPSPPPVLYQGPVFPPQAPSALPERVQASALGLNLHTDVLENRLVEWVEQQLMSRIISAIYRPPPSDPAQDDSTDQSEPEEQSVTSDIVEAAGGGGLQLFVDSSTSVDSALIRQLVDEVLTEHVALMLGHRDPLETGPEPGLELPKPGPGAHHEERLVSLVPTPVPTPSTSPTQPSRETPPLTTPPASEPTSLLNEEFPQPITAPETVATPTPSPEPAHSAGSPPAVLRAPPPLTWGDAELPLDEERPEEHLDTHPQPLVMSVAEADPPLSSPLLPPPSIPPAISPSPPPPGPEPRPVSTCSSSEDSSSSSSSGSSGSSSSNVVTADTDGALKHISEGELLLSVNQRAAMTEEEVVCSLSSSLQELQDMDFDPPSEGQVRGHDLLLTLLSKMEQGVTHTHRGERPQPEGSWGGNQEEGEVSVGEVRDNQTTNPNSKRAAARRGETSSPGQISQCAGVSEEVSHEAANQGSLTVGDLMGDPIGTLTSDLQTDLSLSPPPPPHLEDTQVVAVQVRQYDTQTAGTRRMDVHLPPIRPDQEQEEVMEE from the exons ATGCTACCTCAGCCGGACTCTAGCTCAGACAAATTGCGGGCTTTATCCGGTGAAACCAGTCTGGACCAGTCCTCCTGCAGCTCGGACACCGGGCACGTTTTAATCCGTTCCACTCGGGTTCTTGCCTCTGATCGGAGACATGAAGCTGGACCAGGACCCGGATCTGTCCAGATAACTGTCCAGAAACTGCCGGTCCTTCGCATCCAGCCTCCTGTGGCCGAGCAGCAGCGGCCGAAGCCTCGACAGAAGCTGCGGGCAGCAGTGCGGTGTCAGCCCG gAATCAGGGACACTCGGACGCTGAAGAAACCTGAACTGACCAAAGAGAACAGAGAGCCGAAG CAGCCCCCAGCAGCAGAGTCGAGTCCGGACAGGAAGCTCTCTGCTGGGACGCCTGGCGACCGGCAGCCTG GTCACGACCTCCTGACGTCACGGTTCGCTGCTGGGGGCCGAGGAGTCGTCCTCGCGGCTCTGAAGCAACG CTCTCACGGCGCCACCCGCAGGAGGGAGGTCAAAGTGCAGCTGTTGGACCCGGGGCCGGCGCAGACCAGCTCCCAGGATGCAGTGGGTGTGGCGAGCGTCCGGTCGGAGGCGGGGTCGTCCGCCGGTCGCCCAGAAGACGACGCTGACGCGGCAGCTGCTGCTCATCCCATCAAG gCTCCGTCAGGTTTGGAGGCTCGAGTGTCTCGGCTGGCCGACGGCGTCCAGACGCTGCTGCGGGCTCACAG GGAGGACGGGGACAGGGGGCGGAGCCTAAGCCAGCAGACGTTGCATCACCTGGAGACGCTGCACAgccaccagctgcagctgcag AACCAGCTGTGGGAGTCAGCTCTCAGGATAATGACGGGCCACGCTGCTGTGACCCatatgacctctgaccctgccGTGACCCCTGACCTCACACCTTCAGGTCAGCCAGCCCATCTGCAGGTCACTCACCTGGACacagcag cagATGTCCTCAGCAACCAGCGGCGAAGCTCCTCGGCAACCGTGGCCGCCGCCGCGGAGACTGGCCGAGTTGCTATAGCAACACCTCGCCGTGCCCGACGGCCAGAGCAAACCAG AGAGGACCGGTATCGTCGAGACGCACCCAGTGTTTCCACGGCAACACAGCCTGCTGCAGGAAGTCACCTGCAGTCTTCGACCTATCACAATCAGGCAGCGGCAACGAGAGGCACCGAGGTGCTGAGGGAGATTGGACGTTTGAAGACTGAGATGGAGATGCTGTTGACG CCGGACGACTCTCTGAAAACCAGCCGACCTGAACCAGACCACCACCTGTCccagcaacacctgcttcagTCCCAACAGTCCTACTCTCAGCAAATCCAGTCCCAACAAAATCTCCTGCAACCAACCCACTTCCAATCCAAGTCCCAACAGTCTAAGTCCCAGCAAACTGAGCCCCAACAATCCACGTCCCAACAAAACCAGGCTCAATCCCAACAAGTCCAGTCCCCACAAACCCACTCCCAGTCCCATCAAAGCCCTTTTCCACAAGTGCAGTTCCAAGAAAATCAGACCCATCCAGCCCAGTCCCAGCAGTCCCAGTCAGTACAGGTCCAGAGGAGGCCTCCAGTTCCATCCTTGTTGGAGGAGGCAGGTCGGGTTCTCCGTCAGgttcagagacagaagaaggtTCTGGAGGAGAACCTGGATGCTCTGCTAAGAGTCCGAACAGGAGAGGTCCTGCACTGCCAACTGGAGGCACTGGCTGCTAACAG AGACTTGGCCGAGGAGGTTCGGATCAAGAAGACGGTGGACGCCTGGATCAACGCTTTCACCGGAGACACCCAG GTTGAGATGTCCTCAGAGGACCCTGCGACCAAACACTCAGCCGGCAGAAACGccacggtgacatcacagcagaggGCTGCTGGGAGCTCCACCCACAGGGGCAGGGGGAGGCCAATGAGCACGCTCAGAGGACCGGGAAGTAGaggacagacagctggacaCAGACGG ctgcAGGGGGCGGAGCCTGAGAGACCCACAGGTGGATTGAAAGACagggagcaggtggaggtggacggAGAGTCGTACCTGACTCGTCTGTATGGCAGAGCTCCGTATGAAGGTCAGAGACGAACCCTGAAGAAGAGTCCGTACCTTCGCTTCAGCTCACCTAGCTCACCGCTCAGCCTCAAGCCCCGCCCCCGACTGGTGGAGAGTGTCAGAG GTGTGAAGGTGAAGTCCTGTAAGACTCAGACGTGTGTGGACCCTCCCCTCAGTCAGTCACCTGGACCACCTGAGGGTCATTGCATCATCAGCTCCTCCCACCTGACCTCTGGTGACCTTGTAGGCGGTTACTCTGTTCCCATGGCGATCCCGCTGG GTCGTCCCAGGATGGACTCTTCCAGGTGTCTCACTGAgcatcaacaggaagtgacatcaccacctgcagctcctcccaCATCTAGCATGGTTGCCATGGACGACggagctgagctgctgtcacat aagGAAGAGCAGCTGGATGCAGATgaagctcctcctcttcctcgtgtTGACATCATCAAGAGgaagaatgaagaagaagaggacgaaGAGAGTGTCTTCCCTGGAGCTGACTTCCTGTCCGTCGCTGACAGCGTCCAG caggaggaggtgagtgTTGTGGGTGAGGAAGCGGTGGAGTTGGATGGAGGTCCGTCCCCCCCTCCCGTCCTGTATCAGGGTCCAGTCTTTCCTCCCCAGGCCCCCTCTGCCCTCCCTGAACGGGTCCAGGCCTCTGCCCTGGGCCTCAACCTGCATACAGACGTCCTGGAGAACCGGCTGGTGGAATG ggtggagcagcagctgatgtcCCGGATCATCTCAGCGATCTACCGCCCCCCTCCCTCTGACCCCGCCCAGGACGACTCCACCGACCAATCCGAGCCTGAGGAGCAGAGCGTCACCTCAGACATTG tggaggcagcaggaggtggaggtctACAGCTGTTTGTAGACTCCAGCACGTCGGTGGACTCGGCTCTGATCAGGCAGCTGGTTGATGAGGTTCTGACCGAGCATGTTGCCCTGATGCTGGGGCACAGAGACCCACTGGAAACGGGACCAGAACCAGGACTGGAACTGCCAAAACCAGGTCCAGGAGCACATCACGAG GAGAGACTGGTATCACTGGTTCCTACACCAGTACCTACTCCTTCAACCAGCCCCACCCAGCCCAGCAGAGAGACCCCGCCTCTGACCACACCCCCTGCTTCTGAACCAACCAGCCTATTGAACGAAGAGTTtcctcagccaatcacagcaccaG AGACTGTAGCCACGCCCACGCCCAGTCCAGAACCCGCCCACTCTGCAGGAAGTCCTCCTGCTGTCCTTCGAGCCCCGCCCCCTCTCACCTGGGGAGATGCTGAGCTGCCATTGGATGAGGAGAGACCAGAGGAACACCTGGATACACACCCACAGccgct ggtgATGTCAGTAGCAGAGGCagatcctcctctctcctcccctcttctccctcctccctccatccctcctgctATctccccatctcctcctccccccggTCCTGAACCCAGACCAGTGtccacctgcagctcctcagaggactccagctccagcagctccagtggTTCCAGTGgttccagcagcagcaatgtGGTGACAGCAGACACTGATGGAGCACTCAAACACATCTCAGAGGGAGAACTGCTCCTCAGTGTGAACCAGCGGGCCGCCATGACGG aggaggaggttgtctgcagtttgtccagttctctgcaggagctgcaggacatG GACTTTGACCCCCCCAGTGAAggacaggtcagaggtcatgacCTCCTGCTGACCCTGCTGAGCAAGATGGAGcagggagtcacacacacacacagaggagagagaccaCAGCcggag GGCTCCTGGGGGGGGAatcaggaggagggggaggtgagCGTCGGGGAGGTGAGAGACAATCAGACTACAAATCCCAACAGCAAGAGAGCAGCAGCCCGACGGGGCGAAACCTCCTCACCTGGACAGATCAGTCAGTGTGCAG GTGTGTCAGAAGAAGTCAGTCATGAAGCAGCTAATCAGGGCTCACTTACCGTGGGCGACCTGATGGGAGACCCAATCGGtacactgacctctgacctccagacTGACCTGtcactgtctcctcctcctcctccacacctgGAGGACACACAGGTTGTTGCCGTCCAGGTCAGGCAGTACGACACACAAACAG CTGGAACCAGGAGGATGGACGTTCATCTGCCCCCCATCAGACCAGaccaggagcaggaggaggtgatggaggag TGA
- the kiaa0586 gene encoding protein TALPID3 isoform X1, with product MLPQPDSSSDKLRALSGETSLDQSSCSSDTGHVLIRSTRVLASDRRHEAGPGPGSVQITVQKLPVLRIQPPVAEQQRPKPRQKLRAAVRCQPGIRDTRTLKKPELTKENREPKQPPAAESSPDRKLSAGTPGDRQPGHDLLTSRFAAGGRGVVLAALKQRSHGATRRREVKVQLLDPGPAQTSSQDAVGVASVRSEAGSSAGRPEDDADAAAAAHPIKAPSGLEARVSRLADGVQTLLRAHREDGDRGRSLSQQTLHHLETLHSHQLQLQNQLWESALRIMTGHAAVTHMTSDPAVTPDLTPSGQPAHLQVTHLDTAADVLSNQRRSSSATVAAAAETGRVAIATPRRARRPEQTREDRYRRDAPSVSTATQPAAGSHLQSSTYHNQAAATRGTEVLREIGRLKTEMEMLLTPDDSLKTSRPEPDHHLSQQHLLQSQQSYSQQIQSQQNLLQPTHFQSKSQQSKSQQTEPQQSTSQQNQAQSQQVQSPQTHSQSHQSPFPQVQFQENQTHPAQSQQSQSVQVQRRPPVPSLLEEAGRVLRQVQRQKKVLEENLDALLRVRTGEVLHCQLEALAANRDLAEEVRIKKTVDAWINAFTGDTQVEMSSEDPATKHSAGRNATVTSQQRAAGSSTHRGRGRPMSTLRGPGSRGQTAGHRRLQGAEPERPTGGLKDREQVEVDGESYLTRLYGRAPYEGQRRTLKKSPYLRFSSPSSPLSLKPRPRLVESVRGVKVKSCKTQTCVDPPLSQSPGPPEGHCIISSSHLTSGDLVGGYSVPMAIPLGRPRMDSSRCLTEHQQEVTSPPAAPPTSSMVAMDDGAELLSHKEEQLDADEAPPLPRVDIIKRKNEEEEDEESVFPGADFLSVADSVQQEEVSVVGEEAVELDGGPSPPPVLYQGPVFPPQAPSALPERVQASALGLNLHTDVLENRLVEWVEQQLMSRIISAIYRPPPSDPAQDDSTDQSEPEEQSVTSDIVEAAGGGGLQLFVDSSTSVDSALIRQLVDEVLTEHVALMLGHRDPLETGPEPGLELPKPGPGAHHEERLVSLVPTPVPTPSTSPTQPSRETPPLTTPPASEPTSLLNEEFPQPITAPETVATPTPSPEPAHSAGSPPAVLRAPPPLTWGDAELPLDEERPEEHLDTHPQPLVMSVAEADPPLSSPLLPPPSIPPAISPSPPPPGPEPRPVSTCSSSEDSSSSSSSGSSGSSSSNVVTADTDGALKHISEGELLLSVNQRAAMTEEEVVCSLSSSLQELQDMDFDPPSEGQVRGHDLLLTLLSKMEQGVTHTHRGERPQPEGSWGGNQEEGEVSVGEVRDNQTTNPNSKRAAARRGETSSPGQISQCAGVSEEVSHEAANQGSLTVGDLMGDPIGTLTSDLQTDLSLSPPPPPHLEDTQVVAVQVRQYDTQTAGTRRMDVHLPPIRPDQEQEEVMEEVREEVMEE from the exons ATGCTACCTCAGCCGGACTCTAGCTCAGACAAATTGCGGGCTTTATCCGGTGAAACCAGTCTGGACCAGTCCTCCTGCAGCTCGGACACCGGGCACGTTTTAATCCGTTCCACTCGGGTTCTTGCCTCTGATCGGAGACATGAAGCTGGACCAGGACCCGGATCTGTCCAGATAACTGTCCAGAAACTGCCGGTCCTTCGCATCCAGCCTCCTGTGGCCGAGCAGCAGCGGCCGAAGCCTCGACAGAAGCTGCGGGCAGCAGTGCGGTGTCAGCCCG gAATCAGGGACACTCGGACGCTGAAGAAACCTGAACTGACCAAAGAGAACAGAGAGCCGAAG CAGCCCCCAGCAGCAGAGTCGAGTCCGGACAGGAAGCTCTCTGCTGGGACGCCTGGCGACCGGCAGCCTG GTCACGACCTCCTGACGTCACGGTTCGCTGCTGGGGGCCGAGGAGTCGTCCTCGCGGCTCTGAAGCAACG CTCTCACGGCGCCACCCGCAGGAGGGAGGTCAAAGTGCAGCTGTTGGACCCGGGGCCGGCGCAGACCAGCTCCCAGGATGCAGTGGGTGTGGCGAGCGTCCGGTCGGAGGCGGGGTCGTCCGCCGGTCGCCCAGAAGACGACGCTGACGCGGCAGCTGCTGCTCATCCCATCAAG gCTCCGTCAGGTTTGGAGGCTCGAGTGTCTCGGCTGGCCGACGGCGTCCAGACGCTGCTGCGGGCTCACAG GGAGGACGGGGACAGGGGGCGGAGCCTAAGCCAGCAGACGTTGCATCACCTGGAGACGCTGCACAgccaccagctgcagctgcag AACCAGCTGTGGGAGTCAGCTCTCAGGATAATGACGGGCCACGCTGCTGTGACCCatatgacctctgaccctgccGTGACCCCTGACCTCACACCTTCAGGTCAGCCAGCCCATCTGCAGGTCACTCACCTGGACacagcag cagATGTCCTCAGCAACCAGCGGCGAAGCTCCTCGGCAACCGTGGCCGCCGCCGCGGAGACTGGCCGAGTTGCTATAGCAACACCTCGCCGTGCCCGACGGCCAGAGCAAACCAG AGAGGACCGGTATCGTCGAGACGCACCCAGTGTTTCCACGGCAACACAGCCTGCTGCAGGAAGTCACCTGCAGTCTTCGACCTATCACAATCAGGCAGCGGCAACGAGAGGCACCGAGGTGCTGAGGGAGATTGGACGTTTGAAGACTGAGATGGAGATGCTGTTGACG CCGGACGACTCTCTGAAAACCAGCCGACCTGAACCAGACCACCACCTGTCccagcaacacctgcttcagTCCCAACAGTCCTACTCTCAGCAAATCCAGTCCCAACAAAATCTCCTGCAACCAACCCACTTCCAATCCAAGTCCCAACAGTCTAAGTCCCAGCAAACTGAGCCCCAACAATCCACGTCCCAACAAAACCAGGCTCAATCCCAACAAGTCCAGTCCCCACAAACCCACTCCCAGTCCCATCAAAGCCCTTTTCCACAAGTGCAGTTCCAAGAAAATCAGACCCATCCAGCCCAGTCCCAGCAGTCCCAGTCAGTACAGGTCCAGAGGAGGCCTCCAGTTCCATCCTTGTTGGAGGAGGCAGGTCGGGTTCTCCGTCAGgttcagagacagaagaaggtTCTGGAGGAGAACCTGGATGCTCTGCTAAGAGTCCGAACAGGAGAGGTCCTGCACTGCCAACTGGAGGCACTGGCTGCTAACAG AGACTTGGCCGAGGAGGTTCGGATCAAGAAGACGGTGGACGCCTGGATCAACGCTTTCACCGGAGACACCCAG GTTGAGATGTCCTCAGAGGACCCTGCGACCAAACACTCAGCCGGCAGAAACGccacggtgacatcacagcagaggGCTGCTGGGAGCTCCACCCACAGGGGCAGGGGGAGGCCAATGAGCACGCTCAGAGGACCGGGAAGTAGaggacagacagctggacaCAGACGG ctgcAGGGGGCGGAGCCTGAGAGACCCACAGGTGGATTGAAAGACagggagcaggtggaggtggacggAGAGTCGTACCTGACTCGTCTGTATGGCAGAGCTCCGTATGAAGGTCAGAGACGAACCCTGAAGAAGAGTCCGTACCTTCGCTTCAGCTCACCTAGCTCACCGCTCAGCCTCAAGCCCCGCCCCCGACTGGTGGAGAGTGTCAGAG GTGTGAAGGTGAAGTCCTGTAAGACTCAGACGTGTGTGGACCCTCCCCTCAGTCAGTCACCTGGACCACCTGAGGGTCATTGCATCATCAGCTCCTCCCACCTGACCTCTGGTGACCTTGTAGGCGGTTACTCTGTTCCCATGGCGATCCCGCTGG GTCGTCCCAGGATGGACTCTTCCAGGTGTCTCACTGAgcatcaacaggaagtgacatcaccacctgcagctcctcccaCATCTAGCATGGTTGCCATGGACGACggagctgagctgctgtcacat aagGAAGAGCAGCTGGATGCAGATgaagctcctcctcttcctcgtgtTGACATCATCAAGAGgaagaatgaagaagaagaggacgaaGAGAGTGTCTTCCCTGGAGCTGACTTCCTGTCCGTCGCTGACAGCGTCCAG caggaggaggtgagtgTTGTGGGTGAGGAAGCGGTGGAGTTGGATGGAGGTCCGTCCCCCCCTCCCGTCCTGTATCAGGGTCCAGTCTTTCCTCCCCAGGCCCCCTCTGCCCTCCCTGAACGGGTCCAGGCCTCTGCCCTGGGCCTCAACCTGCATACAGACGTCCTGGAGAACCGGCTGGTGGAATG ggtggagcagcagctgatgtcCCGGATCATCTCAGCGATCTACCGCCCCCCTCCCTCTGACCCCGCCCAGGACGACTCCACCGACCAATCCGAGCCTGAGGAGCAGAGCGTCACCTCAGACATTG tggaggcagcaggaggtggaggtctACAGCTGTTTGTAGACTCCAGCACGTCGGTGGACTCGGCTCTGATCAGGCAGCTGGTTGATGAGGTTCTGACCGAGCATGTTGCCCTGATGCTGGGGCACAGAGACCCACTGGAAACGGGACCAGAACCAGGACTGGAACTGCCAAAACCAGGTCCAGGAGCACATCACGAG GAGAGACTGGTATCACTGGTTCCTACACCAGTACCTACTCCTTCAACCAGCCCCACCCAGCCCAGCAGAGAGACCCCGCCTCTGACCACACCCCCTGCTTCTGAACCAACCAGCCTATTGAACGAAGAGTTtcctcagccaatcacagcaccaG AGACTGTAGCCACGCCCACGCCCAGTCCAGAACCCGCCCACTCTGCAGGAAGTCCTCCTGCTGTCCTTCGAGCCCCGCCCCCTCTCACCTGGGGAGATGCTGAGCTGCCATTGGATGAGGAGAGACCAGAGGAACACCTGGATACACACCCACAGccgct ggtgATGTCAGTAGCAGAGGCagatcctcctctctcctcccctcttctccctcctccctccatccctcctgctATctccccatctcctcctccccccggTCCTGAACCCAGACCAGTGtccacctgcagctcctcagaggactccagctccagcagctccagtggTTCCAGTGgttccagcagcagcaatgtGGTGACAGCAGACACTGATGGAGCACTCAAACACATCTCAGAGGGAGAACTGCTCCTCAGTGTGAACCAGCGGGCCGCCATGACGG aggaggaggttgtctgcagtttgtccagttctctgcaggagctgcaggacatG GACTTTGACCCCCCCAGTGAAggacaggtcagaggtcatgacCTCCTGCTGACCCTGCTGAGCAAGATGGAGcagggagtcacacacacacacagaggagagagaccaCAGCcggag GGCTCCTGGGGGGGGAatcaggaggagggggaggtgagCGTCGGGGAGGTGAGAGACAATCAGACTACAAATCCCAACAGCAAGAGAGCAGCAGCCCGACGGGGCGAAACCTCCTCACCTGGACAGATCAGTCAGTGTGCAG GTGTGTCAGAAGAAGTCAGTCATGAAGCAGCTAATCAGGGCTCACTTACCGTGGGCGACCTGATGGGAGACCCAATCGGtacactgacctctgacctccagacTGACCTGtcactgtctcctcctcctcctccacacctgGAGGACACACAGGTTGTTGCCGTCCAGGTCAGGCAGTACGACACACAAACAG CTGGAACCAGGAGGATGGACGTTCATCTGCCCCCCATCAGACCAGaccaggagcaggaggaggtgatggaggaggtgagggaggaggtgatggaggag TGA